The Pristiophorus japonicus isolate sPriJap1 chromosome 13, sPriJap1.hap1, whole genome shotgun sequence genome contains the following window.
GTGTGAAAATGGTCTGACATCTTCAAAGGAACATCTGGGTCAGTTGGATGCTTCCTATCCTTGGCTCTTGTCCATGAAGGGGATTTTAAATGTGTTCCACGTGAGATGATTGGATACATCAATGGTTGGTTCAGTTCTATAAAATAAAATGTTAACAATTACTGTCTGATGCGTCTTAGAGACTCCCACATCCCCAAGATGTAAGATATATCTTGATATTTTATTGGTCACGTGAGGCTGTTTTACTTACTGATTTTTTACTTTTAAATATATACTTTTGAGGATGTTTTAGTAAAGTGCAACAGAGATGAAAACATTTACTCAACTACAGGGTATTCATCCTTCAAAAGACAAATACAGTAACATTTGTAAATGCCAAGTGATCAGGCATCATGTAATCAGATGTCACATGATCAGACAACATTTGATCAgatatcaaaacagaaaatgctggaaatctcaatgggtcaggcagcatctgaggaaacataacataagaaataggagcaggagtaggccatttggcccctcgagcctgctccaccatttaatatcatggctgatctgatcatggactcagctccacttccctgcccgctccccataaccctttattcccttatcactcaaaaatctgtctatctccgccttaaatatattcaatgacccagcctccacagctctctgggcagagcattccatagatttacaaccctcagagaagaaattcctcctcatctcagttttaaatgggcggcctcttattctgagactatctcccctagttttagtttcccttatgagtggaaatatcctctcttcatccaccttgttgagccccctcaatatcttatatgtttcgataagatcaccactcattcttcggaactccaatgagtataggcccaatcttcataagtcaaccccctcatctccagaatgaacctagtgaaccttctctgaacagcctccaatgcaagtatatctttccttaaataaagagaccaaaactgtacgctgtactctaggtgtggcctcaccaatacaatatgtctgtacagttgtagcaggacttctctgcttttatactctatcctccttgcaataaaggccaacatttcatttgcctttctgattacttgctgtacctgtatactaactttttgtgtttcatgcacaaggacccccaggtccctctaacctacagcactttgcaatttttgaaacccttgaagggtcacagaccctaaacgttaactctgtttctctccacagatggacctgacccgctgagatttccagcattttctgtttttatttcagattctagcatccgcagtattttgcttctgcatGATCAGATATCATCTGGTCAGAAAGTCACGCAATCAAACCTCCATCAACCAGAGGTGGTAACCCTATCAGTCAGCCCCACCACCACTTCCCCATCATCTGCCGGTTTATGTCTCTAGATGCCAGCCTTAAAGTACTTTGTGCACTATTGGTGTTTGCTGATTTATGTTGTCTTCAATAAACATAAATTTCAATAAAAAAACAAAATTGTCCTCAGAATATACTCAGATGTTTACCATTTACACAGCTTCTAACTTTTTATACAAAAAATATACTTTTAAGTCTAAAAATGGTTCGCTGTCTTTCTCAGGAGAACATTTTTTAACTGAATTTTAGCCAAAATGAAGAGGGAAGGGGCTTGTCATAATTGGCATGGGTAGTGGCCAATCAGGACAAACCCAATAATTCAAATTCCTTTTTCAGCTACATTTAAATCACTTGGAAAAACAAAATGAAATCCTTTCAACCAAAGCTCTCCTTGTAAGGGTCTAGTGAATTATGTTTATAAGTTGGGAACTGTTTCTAAAGTTAAAATGGTTGAAATTTGGTTTTAAAACTTTTCTtcctctgccatttatttgttgacCCTGCCTTGACCTGGGTTTCAGTATCAGTCCCTTAAACAGAATCAGTCTAATGTTCATAAAAACTGAGTATTAAAAAAAAACTATAGGTTTCACTCCTACTCCTGCTGCTTAACTACAATTAGATTTAACTACTTTTTTGCTTGCATAGACTATGTAGCATAGTGATTACTTGTATAGATTAGAACATAGCAACACCTTAGCTTCAGAATAATATGTTATAGCACTCCTGCCCTTATAAAAGTATATTCACTGATTTACCGAGCGATGCAATAAGAGATCTGTTTGAAGTGTATTAAAAATGGTAAGTTAGTGCATGTAAATATCGCACTCTTTTAGATGCACTACAATCTAAAAATGCTGGATAGTCCTCAGCTGGATCTTGAAACTGACAGGCACATTCCAATCTGCAAAGTCTTTTGATCAAACTGAGTGACATCAGACTGTATTTGGAAGTGGGGCAGGGAGTGAAGTGTTCCTGTTGCTTCTGCTCATTTCAAGCTATTTTAAAATATACTATAGTTACAAAAACAAATGAAATATGTGATCAGTTTAAGTGTTGTGAAGAGGCTGTGCTTTTCCCTCCCCACCACTCCCTTCTTCCAACTATGAGGGAGGGAGGATATCAACATTGATTCTATAGACAAAGATGATAACTGtataaacaagtactgttgcaataaagatactaatttgaccacaAATGTTTGCTGTCTCTGCTAGTCTTACAATATTTAGCATCATGAAACCGTCATACTTAGCATCATGAATGAAAGTAACTGATTGCAGCTGTTCCCTCAGAGGAAAAAACATTTCTCACATACCATTTAAGCCTAAGTGGAATTTTATAGTATTATTTATTCATACAAATTACCCCACAGAAAATATGCGGTTTAGCCTGTTTTGGTGTTTATTTCCGACATGAACAATTGTCTTAATCTTGTGTAGCTGCCCTGTTCCCAAATCCTTTTATCCAATTTTCCTTCAACCACCAATCTAGCTTATTCTTAAATGTTGCCGTGATCTATGCTTCAATCACGAACTCTGGCAGCGCATTTGACAGCCTTAAATCCTCTGTGTAAAACAAGTTTCCCCTGCTCTGTTGGCCGAAATCTTTTACATATTCTATTTGTACACCACGGAGAACATTTCACTCTGTGTAAAATGAAAGAAAAAATGTTTAACTAAAGCGATATGTTTCAGCATATGCTCAAAGGAAAATATATTCAGTTCCCAAATTGGTTCTAATCAAATTTATACATATCTTTAAAATCTTAGTTATATTAAAATTAAAAATGACATGATCATAAATTGATTATTATAAATGATTATTTCTTCCTTGTAATCATAAAGTTATTTGAGCTACTTTATTAAGCACAATTTTTTAATTAAATCCTCATTAAAATACTATAATGTGTTTAACTctcaacaacaataacagcaacaacttggtTAAACAAAACATATGTTAAGTTTTTCATTCAGCATAAAAGTAAAGCAGTTTCTACTATCAGATGTAATGACTGGCATATGCTGCAAACAGTTGCAACACTTGATAGGTATGTATGGCCATTTGTTTCCGTCTGAGAATAATTTTAGCTTTAGTCTGTATTGTGTCACTGTACCTTGAATTAATTGGCACCtttggtagaacataagaacataagaaatagaaacaggagtaggccatatggcctcttgagcctgccccgccatttaatacgatcatggctgatctgatcctggactcagctccacctccttgcccgctctccataaccccttatccccttatcgtttaagaaactgcctatttctgtcttaaatttattcaatgtcccagcttccacagctctctgaggcagcgaattccacagatttacaaccctcagagagaagaaatttctcctcatctcagtttcaaatgggcagccccttattctaagatcatgccctctagttctcgtctcccccatcagtggaaacatcctctctgcatccaccttgtcaagacccctcgtaatcttacacgtttcgataagatcacctctcattcttctgaattccaatgagcagagacccaacctactcaacctttcctcataagtcaaccccctcatttccggaatcaacctagtgaaccttctctgaactgcctccaaagcaagtatatcctttcgtaaatatggaaaccaaaactgtacgcagtattccaggtgtggcctcaccaataccctgtatagatgtagcaagacttccctgcttttatactccaaaccctttgcaataaaggccaagattccattggccttcctgatcacttgctgtacctgcacactacccttttgtgtttcatgcacaagtatccccaggtccctctgtactgcagcactttgcaatctttctccatttaaataataacttgctctttgattttttttctgccaaagtgcatgacctcgcactttccatctgccaaatttttgcccactcatttagcatgactatgtccttttgcagattttttgtgtcctcctcacacactgcttttcctcccatctttgtatcgtcagcaaacttgcctatgttatactcagtcccttcttccaagtcgttaatatagattgtaaatagttggggtcccagcactgatccctgcagcaccccactagttactggttgccaaccagagaatgaaccatttaacccgactctgttttctattagttagccaatcctctatccatgctaatatattacctccaaccccgtgaacttttatcttgtgcagtaaccttttatgtggcaccttgtcaaatgctttctggattaGTCCTAATTTTCGTCTCTTTTGTTCCAAAATGTTAATCATATTTTAATTTTTAGTCTTGGAATAAAAATCTGCTCAAAAATTGTGATTTTACTATCCATATTTCTGTTCTCATCTTTTCACAAATATTTTCAAAAATAGTTTCAAAGTTCACTTCTTATGCAACTGAAAAAATGTTGAGAAATAAACTGTTGTTTGAATAATGACTAAGACTTGCATACATAAGGAAGAAGGAAATGGAGGGATATAGGGGCAGTGGGGGAGGAGGTAATCAGAGTGAGAGGAAGTAAGTTGAAGTATAAACACTAGCAGAGACCATCTGGGCCAActggtctatttctgtgctgtagattctatggaaTACTTCATCCATTTTAATTTCCAACATCTGTTTTGAAGATGTGGATCACTGGCCAAGTTGTTTAAATCGTACACATAAGTTCAATTTTAGATTTAATCTCATCTATTTATCTCAAATCTTTGTCTTTTAGTTTTAGCCTTCATATAAATTTGTTCTAATTTTAATTTAGTCATCAAATATACAACCAGTATGCTTCATGTCTATTTTCCTCCTCATTTTCCGAATGAAATAGCTAGAGAGCTGGTCTTTATCTCTGCACGTGCTCACTGACACTGACCTGCAGATGAATCATGCGGTGGATTCTCATCATCAGAATCAGCAAAAACCTCTGCAAGTTCTTGGTCAGACATGTCCGTGAGTTCAGTCAGATCCATGAGGTCAAAGTGTACCTCGAGGGATGAGACGCTGCTGAGAGGCTCTGTGAATACAAATGCACAAAAGAAAATGCTTGGTATACATGGAGGGCCTCAGCAGTCAAGCTCTCAAGTAACTGAGTAGTATCCGATCTATATTATGATACAAAATGCAGATTTAGTGGGAGTGCTACACGCACCTTTTTCTGTAGCATCGCTCACAATTGTATTCTGTGTAGAGTGCTGAGCGGAACCAGGTCACAGAAGCATGATTTATAAACCGAACCTGCTCATTTTTGGAATTACCTTAATGTGATTCACCCACCCGTTTGTTGTGGAGTGTGTTGCACCTCACTGtggtgagggatggggggagaggaaaTCTATCTTCTTGCAGCTAGGTTGTGCTAGCCCACATGTTGTGGGACTGAGATGTGATCTTCAGTGGGTAGTCCCAGGTCTGCAGGAAAAGTGAAACCTCTCAGACTACTGTCCAAAAAATAGAAGTATGTGTGTAAGCTGTGTACCCTTCTGACTACAGCTCTTCCAACAGTCATTCTTTAGGGTGTGGTGGAatttgtgaggcacctgtgaggtgCAGTATGCTAAATGTATGATATTGAACTGGCCCTCGCACATTCTGCTGCATGTGATAGTTGTGAGGGTCTGCCTCTACATCACTCTTTCCATTGCTCCCAGCCCCTTTCAGACTTTCTGTACTACCTTTTGATTTGGAAGCAAACACGGTGCAAAAGGTGAAGATGTATTTGTGGGATTTTGTTAATGAGTGGAGGTACAACTCCAGAAAAGGCTGGCCTCATCAGAGTTTTTGGAGTATGGACGTGAgctggacaaagggcttaatttgaAGGTAGTGGTATCTGTCATGCTGGGTGATGTAGAATTTGTCTGCCAGTTCTTGGAAGAGGATAATATGACCCTTGTGGAGGAACTGGCCAGCCTGATGATGCCTTTCCTGTGCcacacacgggactcccaaagcaagggttctactcggaactccttcacagcaaacgagccaaaggtgggcagaggaaacattacagggacaccctcaaagcctccctgaaaaaatgcaacatccccactgacacctgggaatccctggccaaagacagccctaagtggaggaagtgcatccgggagggcgctgagcacctcgagtctcatctccgagagcatgcagaaatcaagcgcaggcaacgggaagagcgtacggcaaaccagtcccacccaccctttccctcaacgactatctgtcccacctgtgaaagagactgtggttctcgtattggactggtcagccaccaaaggactcatttaaagagtggaagcaagtcttcctcgattccaagggactgcctatgatgatgatgatgattatgatgacagGTATTAGAATCCACTCATAGGGCCCaattttccacaagaaaaaaaaagggcgcccctccgagctgggcgcccgtttttcgcgcctaaaacggcgcctaaaaaaaatcctcggtagtctgcacctacttacaggtcctctggcccttggcgcagtcagcacgagctgtgggggggcggagccaggtcccggcgctgaaaacagtgccgggacctctgcacatgtgcgctacagtcggcacgcaagtgcagtagctccaggcaccgaactgtgtgggaggggcccgaagcacgcagcccctagccctggcccaatggcctcactggggctcctcccacggccagctcctgctccccgcctgaccagacccgacactctctcccccccccccccgccgaccagacacccgctccccaccccccccgacgacctcctctctctctctctctctccctccccctctctccctccctctctctctctccccctcccactcagcggcacgaacggctgcagaattctccctggctgaagcactttcacacaggtaggaagatggtttatttaatcttttcgtggcttataaatgtttattcaggttggatttatttgtataatatttgtagaagtataaataaggatttattgtagaatttaatgagttcccttccccccccccctcccccacacctcgttctggacgcctaatttgtaacctgcgcctgattttttaatgtgtagaacaggttttttcagttctacaaaaatcttcactggctccattctactttagtttggagtacattttcactgtggaaactttcaaatcaggcgtcagtggccggacacgctcccttttgaagaaaaaattctgttctaaactagaactgttctacctgactagaactgcagaaaaaaaaatgtggagaattgcgatttctaaaatagtccgttctccaccagttgctcctaaaaatcaggcgcgaatcatgtggaaacttgggtccacaGTGAATGTACATCAGATTGGAAAAAGGATCAATAAGCCCCAGAATGATTTTCAGTGAGATTATAGGCCTCCTCCCAGAAAGTATCCGTTTTACAGTAACATTTCTTGACCTTGTTTGTAGATCTATGAAGGGAAAGCTATGAAAGCAGCAGGGTGAGTGGTCCTGACCTTCATGACAGGTGTTAGATTAATATATGGGGAGCAGCTATCTATAGGTTTGATGTATACACTTGATGTTATGGGTAATGGCTCATATAAATTAAGAAGCATTTTGTAACTCCCAATAAATCTTGCATCCTGAATGGAATTCCATCATGGATTTGCATCATCTTGATCCAAATTCACAACAGGTTAGGCAGCACACTGTGCATGGTCTATCTCAATAATGTATTTTGTGCTATTGTGCAACCAAATACAATCTGCCTGTATTACTCATCCTGACCCAAAAGTCAGGATCTGTGAAGGATGATATTATACTGAGTTTGTTCTCTATTTAGGGTGAATCCAATCCCcgcaacccccccaacccccatcccgagCTTCTGCAGTGAGAAGTGCTGGAGTCTGCTATTTATCATGCCTGACTGTGTGGGAGCCTACGTGGAGGTAAGAGGAGG
Protein-coding sequences here:
- the dbndd1 gene encoding dysbindin domain-containing protein 1 isoform X2; this encodes MEKQGGALAQGEFDKSKQSPKKPNDREQTANSESHSPPVDEEDGIPISTSGLLQVVERRQPLSSVSSLEVHFDLMDLTELTDMSDQELAEVFADSDDENPPHDSSAELNQPLMYPIISRGTHLKSPSWTRAKDRKHPTDPDVPLKMSDHFHTVETHKKP